The following proteins are co-located in the Theropithecus gelada isolate Dixy chromosome 19, Tgel_1.0, whole genome shotgun sequence genome:
- the SBSN gene encoding suprabasin isoform X1 has translation MHLAHLVSSCSLLLLLGALPGWAASDDPIEKVIEGINRGLSNAEREVGKALDGINSGITHAGREVEKVFNGLSNMGSHTGKELDKGVQGLNHGMDKVAHEINHGIGQAGKEAEKFGHGVNNAAGQVGKEADKLIHHGVHHGANQAGSEAGRFGQGAHHAAGQAGNEAGRFGQGIHHAAGQAGNEAGRFGQGAHHGLSEGWKETEKFGQGIHHTAGQVGKEAEKFGQGIHHAAGQVGKEAEKFGQGAHHAAGQVGKEAEKVGQGVHHAAGQAGNEAGRFGQGAHHAVGQAGNEAGRFGQGIHHAAGQAGNEAGRFGQGVHHGLSEGWKETEKFGQGVHHAASQFGKETEKLGHGIHHGVNEAWKEAEKFGQGVHHAASQVGKEGDGAVQGLHHGISQAGREAGQFGHDIHYAAGQAGKEGDIAVHGVQPGVHEAGKEAGQFGQGVHHTLEQAGKEADKAVQGFHTGVHQAGKEAEKLGQGVNHAADQAGKEVEKLGQGAHHAAGQAGKELQNAHNGVNQASKEANQLLNGNHQSGSSGHQGGATTTPLASGASVNTPFINLPALWRSVANIMP, from the exons ATGCATCTTGCACATCTGGTCAGCTCCTGCTCCCTCCTTCTGCTACTGGGGGCCCTGCCTGGATGGGCGGCCAGCGATGACCCCATTGAGAAGGTCATTGAAGGGATCAACCGAGGGCTGAGCAATGCAGAGAGAGAGGTGGGCAAGGCCCTGGATGGCATCAACAGTGGAATCACGCACGCTGGAAGGGAAGTGGAGAAGGTTTTCAACGGACTTAGCAACATGGGGAGCCACACCGGCAAGGAGTTGGACAAAGGCGTCCAGGGGCTCAACCACGGAATGGACAAGGTAGCCCATGAGATCAACCATGGTATTGGACAAGcaggaaaggaagcagagaagtTTGGCCATGGGGTCAACAACGCTGCTGGACAGGTTGGGAAGGAGGCAGACAAACTGATCCACCATGGGGTCCATCACGGGGCCAACCAGGCGGGAAGTGAGGCAGGGAGGTTTGGCCAGGGGGCCCACCATGCTGCGGGGCAGGCTGGAAATGAGGCTGGGAGGTTTGGCCAGGGTATCCACCATGCTGCCGGGCAGGCAGGAAATGAGGCAGGGAGGTTTGGCCAGGGGGCCCACCATGGTCTCAGTGAGGGctggaaggaaacagagaagtTTGGCCAGGGGATCCACCATACTGCTGGTCAGGttgggaaggaggcagagaagtTTGGCCAGGGGATCCACCATGCTGCTGGTCAGGttgggaaggaggcagagaagtTTGGCCAGGGGGCCCACCATGCTGCTGGTCAGGttgggaaggaggcagagaaggtTGGCCAGGGGGTCCACCATGCTGCGGGGCAGGCCGGAAATGAGGCAGGGAGGTTTGGCCAGGGGGCCCACCACGCTGTGGGGCAGGCCGGAAATGAGGCAGGGAGGTTTGGCCAGGGTATCCACCATGCTGCAGGGCAGGCGGGAAATGAGGCAGGGAGGTTTGGCCAGGGAGTCCATCATGGTCTCAGTGAGGGctggaaggagacagagaagttTG GCCAGGGGGTCCACCATGCTGCCAGTCAGTTTGGGAAGGAAACAGAGAAGCTCGGCCATGGGATCCACCATGGGGTTAATGAGGCCTGGAAGGAAGCAGAGAAGTTTGGCCAGGGAGTCCACCATGCTGCCTCgcaggtggggaaggagggagacgGAGCGGTCCAAGGCCTCCATCATGGCATTAGTCAGGCTGGAAGGGAGGCGGGGCAGTTTGGCCACGACATTCACTATGCAGCAGGGCAGGCTGGGAAAGAGGGAGACATAGCAGTCCACGGTGTCCAACCCGGGGTCCATGAGGCGGGGAAGGAGGCTGGGCAATTTGGCCAGGGAGTTCACCACACCCTTGAACAG GCCGGAAAAGAAGCAGACAAAGCGGTCCAAGGGTTCCACACTGGGGTCCACCAGGCtgggaaggaagcagagaaactTGGTCAAGGGGTCAACCATGCTGCTGACCAGGCTGGAAAGGAAGTGGAGAAGCTTGGCCAAGGTGCCCACCATGCTGCTGGCCAGGCCGGGAAGGAGCTGCAGAATGCTCATAATGGGGTCAACCAAGCCAGCAAGGAGGCCAACCAGCTGCTGAAT GGCAACCATCAAAGCGGATCTTCCGGCCATCAAGGAGGGGCCACAACCACGCCGTTAGCCTCTGGG GCCTCGGTCAACACGCCTTTCATCAACCTTCCCGCTCTGTGGAGG AGCGTCGCCAACATCATGCCCTAA
- the SBSN gene encoding suprabasin isoform X3, which yields MHLAHLVSSCSLLLLLGALPGWAASDDPIEKVIEGINRGLSNAEREVGKALDGINSGITHAGREVEKVFNGLSNMGSHTGKELDKGVQGLNHGMDKVAHEINHGIGQAGKEAEKFGHGVNNAAGQGNHQSGSSGHQGGATTTPLASGASVNTPFINLPALWRSVANIMP from the exons ATGCATCTTGCACATCTGGTCAGCTCCTGCTCCCTCCTTCTGCTACTGGGGGCCCTGCCTGGATGGGCGGCCAGCGATGACCCCATTGAGAAGGTCATTGAAGGGATCAACCGAGGGCTGAGCAATGCAGAGAGAGAGGTGGGCAAGGCCCTGGATGGCATCAACAGTGGAATCACGCACGCTGGAAGGGAAGTGGAGAAGGTTTTCAACGGACTTAGCAACATGGGGAGCCACACCGGCAAGGAGTTGGACAAAGGCGTCCAGGGGCTCAACCACGGAATGGACAAGGTAGCCCATGAGATCAACCATGGTATTGGACAAGcaggaaaggaagcagagaagtTTGGCCATGGGGTCAACAACGCTGCTGGACAG GGCAACCATCAAAGCGGATCTTCCGGCCATCAAGGAGGGGCCACAACCACGCCGTTAGCCTCTGGG GCCTCGGTCAACACGCCTTTCATCAACCTTCCCGCTCTGTGGAGG AGCGTCGCCAACATCATGCCCTAA
- the SBSN gene encoding suprabasin isoform X2, which produces MHLAHLVSSCSLLLLLGALPGWAASDDPIEKVIEGINRGLSNAEREVGKALDGINSGITHAGREVEKVFNGLSNMGSHTGKELDKGVQGLNHGMDKVAHEINHGIGQAGKEAEKFGHGVNNAAGQAGKEADKAVQGFHTGVHQAGKEAEKLGQGVNHAADQAGKEVEKLGQGAHHAAGQAGKELQNAHNGVNQASKEANQLLNGNHQSGSSGHQGGATTTPLASGASVNTPFINLPALWRSVANIMP; this is translated from the exons ATGCATCTTGCACATCTGGTCAGCTCCTGCTCCCTCCTTCTGCTACTGGGGGCCCTGCCTGGATGGGCGGCCAGCGATGACCCCATTGAGAAGGTCATTGAAGGGATCAACCGAGGGCTGAGCAATGCAGAGAGAGAGGTGGGCAAGGCCCTGGATGGCATCAACAGTGGAATCACGCACGCTGGAAGGGAAGTGGAGAAGGTTTTCAACGGACTTAGCAACATGGGGAGCCACACCGGCAAGGAGTTGGACAAAGGCGTCCAGGGGCTCAACCACGGAATGGACAAGGTAGCCCATGAGATCAACCATGGTATTGGACAAGcaggaaaggaagcagagaagtTTGGCCATGGGGTCAACAACGCTGCTGGACAG GCCGGAAAAGAAGCAGACAAAGCGGTCCAAGGGTTCCACACTGGGGTCCACCAGGCtgggaaggaagcagagaaactTGGTCAAGGGGTCAACCATGCTGCTGACCAGGCTGGAAAGGAAGTGGAGAAGCTTGGCCAAGGTGCCCACCATGCTGCTGGCCAGGCCGGGAAGGAGCTGCAGAATGCTCATAATGGGGTCAACCAAGCCAGCAAGGAGGCCAACCAGCTGCTGAAT GGCAACCATCAAAGCGGATCTTCCGGCCATCAAGGAGGGGCCACAACCACGCCGTTAGCCTCTGGG GCCTCGGTCAACACGCCTTTCATCAACCTTCCCGCTCTGTGGAGG AGCGTCGCCAACATCATGCCCTAA